Below is a window of Mycolicibacterium rhodesiae NBB3 DNA.
GTATTTGCGGCGGGCGTACGGCATCGAGCACTTTCTCGGTGGTGCCAATCAGTGGCTGCGCCGCATCGCGACCCTCACCCAACAGGGGGTGCGACGCGAACTGCGCATCGATCTCGAATCGGTCGAACATCTTCGTCCTGAAATCGCCTCGGCAGTGGCAGAAGTCGCCGCGCAACCGGCCGAGAAGCGTCAGGTGGCACTCGCCGACGCAGGACTGCTGGCACCACACTGGCCGCGGCCGCACGGCCGCGAGGCCGGCCCCGCCGAGCAGCTGCTGATCGATCAGGAGCTGGCCAAGACCGACGTGGTGCGACCCGATCTGGTGATCGGATGGTGGGCCGTACCAACAATTCTCGAGCACGGCAGCCCCGAACAGATCGAGAAGTTCGTTCCGGCCACGCTGCGCGGCGAGTTCATCTGGTGTCAGTTGTTCAGTGAGCCCGGCGCGGGTTCTGACCTTGCCGCGTTGCGTACCAAGGCCGTTCGCGCCGAAGGCGTGTCCGCAAGCGGCACAAAGAGCTCAGGCTGGAAGCTCACCGGGCAGAAGGTGTGGACGTCCGCGGCGCACAAGGCCGCGTGGGGTGTATGCCTGGCCCGCACCGATCCCGATGCGCCAAAACACAAGGGCATCACGTATTTCCTCGTGGACATGAAATCGCCGGGAATCGACATCCGCCCACTTCGCGAGATCACCGGCGACAACCTCTTCAACGAGGTGTTCTTCGACGACGTCTTCGTACCCGACGAGATGGTCGTTGGGCAGGTCAACGACGGATGGCGGCTGGCGCGCACCACACTCGCCAATGAACGCGTGGCGATGGCACACGGCACCGCGCTGGGCAATCCGATGGAGGAACTGCTGCGCACGGTTGCCGAACTCGAACTCGACTCAACAGGGCAGCAGCAACTCGGCACGTTGATCCTGGCCGCTCAGGTCGGCTCGCTGTTGGACCAGAAGATCGCGGAACTGCTTGTAGGAGGCCAGGATCCGGGTCCACAGGCCAGCGCGCGCAAGCTGATCGGCGTGCGCTACCGGCAGGCGCTGTCCGAGCTTCGGATGGAGCTCTCGCCGGGCGGCGGTGTCGTCGACAACAAGACGGTGTTCGACTTCCTCAACACACGCTGCCTCACCATCGCAGGCGGTACCGAGCAGATCCTGCTCACCATGGCCGGCGAGCGTCTGCTCGGCCTACCCCGCTAGCTGAAGGCGGCCTGCGCGCAGGCGTCAGGTGTCGTGAGGTTGACGCCCGCATACACGATCTGGATGTGACTGCACACGATCAACGGGACGTCGGTCCGAGGTCCGCCCGTACGCCAATCCGTCGGGTACGCCTGCCCGCGCCAGGTGAACTTCTCCGGCGGTCCGCCGCCGAAGAAGACCGTTTGGAACACGACGTCGGTCGGCGACTTGAACGAGCGAGTGTTGTTCATGTCGTAGTTGAAGTTGATGTACACGCCGCGGTCCATCGTGCGCAGTGTCGTTGACTGCCGGCCGTATGTGTCGCCGGGAAACCCGATGACACCTTCCGGTGCACGAAGACTGGCCCCGGTATCGAAGTAGCAAGTGCCTTCGGCCGTCACGCAATTGGCGGTGACGCGCATTTCGATGCTCTGTGCGGGATTGACCGGAATGGATGACGTCTTTGTGTCGATTGCCGCCGTCGCCGGCGCAACCGGTGTGACGACTGCGAGTGTGAGCCAGATCGCCGAGACGACCGCAGTGATGCCGGCCAACCGCTTCGTCATACTTGCTCCCCTCTGGAGCCGCTTGCGACGACTTCCAACTCGGTGCCGCGAATGGTAGCCCGCGCGTTATTCGTCGTAGGTGACTTCGACCGAATCGGATCGAGGCTTGGCCTGGCAGCCCAGAATCAAACCTTCGTCGAGGTCGGACTGCTCGAGCACGTCGTTGATCTCCATTTCGACGTCCCCCGACTTCTTCAGCACCGCGCAGGCTCCGCAATGCCCCTCGCGGCAGGAAAACGGCGCGTCGAGGCCCTTGTCGAGCAGCACATCGAGCAACTTCGCGTTGCGTGGCCAGGCGATCTCATGTGTCTCTCCGTCGAGCGTGACGACCGCCGTGGCGGGACCCTCGTCGCTGTCGTCCTCCTCGATGATGACAGCGGCGAACGGGTCGGAGTCCAGCGACTTGAATACCTCGATGTGGATGCGTTCCGCGCCGACGGCTTTCAGCGCCTCCTCGGCTGCCACCATGAACGGACCAGGACCGCAGATGTAGGCATCGTGCCCTGCGTACGGCTCGGCCAGGCGCGCCAGTGCTTCCGCGCTCGGCAGGCCCTGCACACTGACCAGCCAGTGCACGACGGTCAGCCGATCCGGGTACTTGTCCGCGAGTTCGCGTAGCGCGCGGCCGAAGATCACCGAATTCTCGTCCTGATTGGCGTAGATCAGCACCACCCTGCCGCTGCCCTCGGCCAGCGCCGACTTGCAGATCGACATCATCGGCGTGATACCGCTGCCCGCGCCCAGCAGCAGGAAATCGGTGTCCAGCGTCTTGGGTACGAAGGTGCCCGACGGGGCCAGGACGTGGATCTTCATGCCGGCATGCGCGTGGTCGCACAGCCAGTTCGAGGCGTAGCCGTCCTGTGTGCGCTTGACGGTCACCGTCAACGGATCACCGGTGAACGGTGAACTGCACAGCGAGTAGCAGCGGGCGACCGAGCCGGTACGGTCACTGGGCACCCGCAGCGTCAGGAACTGACCTGGTGAGTAGCGCAACCGGTCGGCCGGGATATCGGCGCCGTCGGGCGCGGCGAACACGAGCGAGCGCGCGTCGGCGGTCTCCTCGACGACGTCGGTCAGCTCCAGCTCGAGCACATGGCTACCGCGCGGCTCGTCCGTCACGACCTGCACCCTTTCTCATCAACCAACCAGACCAATAACTAGAACAGGTTACAGAAATGCATGTGCCCAGGTCCAGCCCCCGCAGGTATGCCCTTCTCGACACAAATCGTAACGTGTTCTAATCTTCTTCTAGGCCCAAACTCCACGAGAGGCAAATCCAGTGACGTCCATTGAACAGCGTGACGTGCAGTCGGTCCTAGCCGGCATCGACGATCTGCTGCCGCTGATCGCCAAGCGCGCGCAGGCTACCGAGGATCTGCGCCGCCTCCCCGACGAGACCGTCGCGGAACTCGCAGAGGTCGGATTCTTCAAGCTTCTCCAGCCCGAGCAGTGGGGCGGACTGCAGTGCGATCCAGACGTGTTCTACGAGGCCGTGCGTCGCATCGCCAGCGCCTGCGGATCCACCGGTTGGGTCAGCTCGATCATCGGTGTGCACAACTGGCATCTCGCGCTGTTCGATCAGCAGGCACAGGACGACGTCTGGAGCGACGATCCGGCCGTCCGGATCTCCTCGTCGTACGCGCCGATGGGGGCCGGCACCGTCGTCGACGGCGGCTACATCGTCAACGGTGCGTGGCACTGGTCCTCGGGCTGTGACCATGCCACGTGGACGTTCGTCGGTGGGCCGGTGATCAAAGACGGCAAGCCGGTCGACTTCGGCAGCTTCCTCATTCCGCGTTCGGACTACGAGATCGACGACGTCTGGCATGTGGTCGGGCTCAAGGGCACCGGTAGCAACACGCTCAAGGTCAAGGACGTGTTTGTGCCAAGGCACCGCTTCCTGTCCTACAAGGCGATGAACGACCGCACCGCCGGCGGACTGCAGAACAACACCGCGCCGGTGTACAAGATGCCCTGGGGCACCATGCATCCCACGACGATCTCGGCGCCCATCATGGGAATGGCCTACGGCGCCTACGATGCTCACGTCGAGCATCAGGGCAAACGCGTGCGCGCGGCCTTCGCCGGCGAGAAGTCGAAGGACGACCCGTTCGCCAAGATCCGGATCGCCGAGGCGGCAAGCGATATCGACGCCGGTTGGCGTCAGCTCATCGGCAATGTTCGGGACGAGCACGAACTGCTGAAGGCGGGCAAGGACATCCCCTTCGAGCTGCGGGCCCGCGCCCGACGCGACCAGGTCCGCGCCACCGCGCGCGCCATCGCGTCGATCGACCTGCTCTTCGAGGCCTCCGGTGCGACCGCACTGAACTCCGACCAGCCGGTGCAGCGTTTCTGGCGCGATGCACACGCCGGTCGTGTGCACGCCGCCAACGAGCCGGAGCGCGCATACCTGATCTTCGGGAACAACGAGTTCGGCCTGCCGCCGCAGGACACGATGGTTTAACGGAAGGCCTGATGACCTCCTTCGCCGCCGAAGCCGCACAACAGCAAGAGATCACGTTCGAATCGACCTCGCGCTACGCCCAGGTACGCGATGACATGCGCCTGCACTATCACGAGGCGGGTGTCGGCCACGAGAAGACGGTCGTGCTGCTGCACGGTGGCGGCCCCGGCGCGTCGAGTTGGTCGAACTTCTCGAAGAACATCGCCGTCCTTGCGCAGCACTTTCATGTGCTGGCCGTGGACCAGCCCGGCTACGGCAATTCGGACAAGCACACCGAACACGAACAGTACAACCGCTACAGCGCCACCGCCCTGCTGAACCTTTTCGACCATCTGGGCATCGAAAGCGCTGACCTGGTCGGCAATTCGCTCGGTGGTGGGACAGCCGTCCGTTTCGCGCTGGACAACGGCAGGCGCGCGGGAAGGCTGGTGTTGATGGGGCCCGGCGGGCTCTCGGTGAACTTGTTCGCGCCCGACCCCACCGAGGGTGTCAAGCTGCTCGGCAAGTTCGCTGCCGAGCCGACGCGCGAGAACATCGAGAAGTTCCTACGCATCATGGTCTTCGATCAGAAGCTGATCACCGAGGAGCTGATCGACGAGCGCTTCGCGATCGCGAGTCAGCCGGAGTCGATCGCGGCCACCAAGGCGATGGGAAAGTCCTTCGCCGGTGCGGACTTCGAACTCGGCATGATGTGGCGCGAGGTGTACAAGCTGCGCCAACGGGTGCTTCTCATCTGGGGTCGCGAGGACCGGGTGAACCCACTCGACGGCGCATTGGTGGCGCTCAAGCAGATACCAAAGGTTCAGCTGCATGTGTTCGGACAGTGTGGCCACTGGGCGCAGCTGGAAAAATTCGACGAGTTCAACAAGTTGACTGTTGACTTCCTGGGGGGCAGCTCGTGAGCATCAAATCCCTTGGCTACCTGCGCATCGAAGCCACCGATGTGGGCGCGTGGCGCGAGTACGGCCTGAAGGTGCTCGGCATGGTCGAAGGTTCCGGCCAGACCGAGGGCGCGCTATACCTGCGAATGGACGAGTTCCCGGCCCGACTCGTCATCGTGCCCGGCGAGAACGACCGACTGCTGCAGTCCGGGTGGGAGACTGCCAACGCCGCTGCGCTGCAGGAGATTCGCAACCGTCTCGACATCGAGGGCACGCCCTACAAAGAGGCGTCGGCAGCCGAACTCGTCGAGCGGCGGGTCGACGAGATGATCACGTTCGACGATCCATCGGGCAACACGCTCGAGGTCTTTCACGGTGTCGCGCTGGAACATCGCCGCGTCGTCAGCCCGTACGGCCACAGGTTCGTCACTGAGGAGCAGGGTCTCGGCCACGTGGTGCTGACCACGCGCGACGACGCAGAGACGCTGCACTTCTACCGCGATGTGCTCGGCTTCTATCTGCGGGACTCGATGCGCCTTCCCCCGCAGCTTGTCGGCAGACCCGCTGACGGTGCGCCGGCGTGGTTGCGCTTCCTGGGTGTGAACCCGCGGCATCACAGTCTGGCATTCATGCCCGGTGAGACCCCAAGCGGCATAGTGCATCTGATGGTGGAGGTTGGCGAGGCTGACGACGTCGGGCTGTGCCTGGACCGCGCGCTGCGCCGCAAGGTTCCGATGTCGGCAACTCTGGGTCGCCACGTCAACGACAAGATGCTGTCCTTCTACATGAAGACGCCCGGCGGGTTCGACGTCGAGTTCGGTTGTGAAGGCTTGCAGGTCACCGATGACGATTGGGTGGCCAGGGAGAGCACGGCCGTCAGTCTGTGGGGCCACGACTTCAGCATCGGCTTCAAGTAAGTGGGCTCTGAGCCGATAGACCCCCGCACATTCCGAAATGTGCTGGGGCAGTTCTGCACAGGCATCACGGTGATCACCACGGTGCATGACGGAGAACCGATCGGCTTCGCCTGCCAGTCGTTCGCCGCACTGTCGCTGGACCCACCGCTGGTCCTGTTCTGCCCGACCAAGGTGTCGCGCTCATGGAAAGCCATCGAGGCCAGCGGCCACTTCTGTGTCAATGTGCTGCACGAGAAGCAGAAGGACGTCTCGGCGCGATTCGGTTCGAGAGAACCTGACAAGTTCGCCGGACTCGACTGGCATCCCTCGAAACTCGGATCGCCGGTCATCAAGGACACGTTGGCGCACATCGACTGCTCGGTGGCTTCGGTGCACGACGGGGGCGATCACCTGGTCGTGTTCGGGGCCGTGCACTCGCTATCCGATGTGCCGCACAAGAAGCCGCGGCCGCTGCTGTTCTATCGGGGCAACTACACCGGTATCGAGC
It encodes the following:
- a CDS encoding acyl-CoA dehydrogenase, with translation MSATITDEQFAARELVRSWAAASGAAAAARDVEQGQPDAWRAAYDGLAQLGIFGVAIPEEQGGADGTVEDLCAMVDEAGAALVAGPVATTALATLLIDRADVLEPLIAGERVAGVSLTSDVTFDGGRASGTAEYVLGADPAGVLLLPAGDKVVLIDAGADGVTIEPLKATDFSRPLGRVVLDSAPAEALSASTQRFTDVAATVLAAEAAGLARWALQTATEYAKVREQFGKPIGSFQAIKHMCAEMLLRSEQASVAAADAARAVSEDDERQLSIAVAVAAAAGINAAKANAKDCIQVLGGIGITWEHDAHLYLRRAYGIEHFLGGANQWLRRIATLTQQGVRRELRIDLESVEHLRPEIASAVAEVAAQPAEKRQVALADAGLLAPHWPRPHGREAGPAEQLLIDQELAKTDVVRPDLVIGWWAVPTILEHGSPEQIEKFVPATLRGEFIWCQLFSEPGAGSDLAALRTKAVRAEGVSASGTKSSGWKLTGQKVWTSAAHKAAWGVCLARTDPDAPKHKGITYFLVDMKSPGIDIRPLREITGDNLFNEVFFDDVFVPDEMVVGQVNDGWRLARTTLANERVAMAHGTALGNPMEELLRTVAELELDSTGQQQLGTLILAAQVGSLLDQKIAELLVGGQDPGPQASARKLIGVRYRQALSELRMELSPGGGVVDNKTVFDFLNTRCLTIAGGTEQILLTMAGERLLGLPR
- a CDS encoding ferredoxin--NADP reductase, with translation MTDEPRGSHVLELELTDVVEETADARSLVFAAPDGADIPADRLRYSPGQFLTLRVPSDRTGSVARCYSLCSSPFTGDPLTVTVKRTQDGYASNWLCDHAHAGMKIHVLAPSGTFVPKTLDTDFLLLGAGSGITPMMSICKSALAEGSGRVVLIYANQDENSVIFGRALRELADKYPDRLTVVHWLVSVQGLPSAEALARLAEPYAGHDAYICGPGPFMVAAEEALKAVGAERIHIEVFKSLDSDPFAAVIIEEDDSDEGPATAVVTLDGETHEIAWPRNAKLLDVLLDKGLDAPFSCREGHCGACAVLKKSGDVEMEINDVLEQSDLDEGLILGCQAKPRSDSVEVTYDE
- the hsaA gene encoding 3-hydroxy-9,10-secoandrosta-1,3,5(10)-triene-9,17-dione monooxygenase oxygenase subunit codes for the protein MTSIEQRDVQSVLAGIDDLLPLIAKRAQATEDLRRLPDETVAELAEVGFFKLLQPEQWGGLQCDPDVFYEAVRRIASACGSTGWVSSIIGVHNWHLALFDQQAQDDVWSDDPAVRISSSYAPMGAGTVVDGGYIVNGAWHWSSGCDHATWTFVGGPVIKDGKPVDFGSFLIPRSDYEIDDVWHVVGLKGTGSNTLKVKDVFVPRHRFLSYKAMNDRTAGGLQNNTAPVYKMPWGTMHPTTISAPIMGMAYGAYDAHVEHQGKRVRAAFAGEKSKDDPFAKIRIAEAASDIDAGWRQLIGNVRDEHELLKAGKDIPFELRARARRDQVRATARAIASIDLLFEASGATALNSDQPVQRFWRDAHAGRVHAANEPERAYLIFGNNEFGLPPQDTMV
- the hsaD gene encoding 4,5:9,10-diseco-3-hydroxy-5,9,17-trioxoandrosta-1(10),2-diene-4-oate hydrolase, whose amino-acid sequence is MTSFAAEAAQQQEITFESTSRYAQVRDDMRLHYHEAGVGHEKTVVLLHGGGPGASSWSNFSKNIAVLAQHFHVLAVDQPGYGNSDKHTEHEQYNRYSATALLNLFDHLGIESADLVGNSLGGGTAVRFALDNGRRAGRLVLMGPGGLSVNLFAPDPTEGVKLLGKFAAEPTRENIEKFLRIMVFDQKLITEELIDERFAIASQPESIAATKAMGKSFAGADFELGMMWREVYKLRQRVLLIWGREDRVNPLDGALVALKQIPKVQLHVFGQCGHWAQLEKFDEFNKLTVDFLGGSS
- the hsaC gene encoding iron-dependent extradiol dioxygenase HsaC; its protein translation is MSIKSLGYLRIEATDVGAWREYGLKVLGMVEGSGQTEGALYLRMDEFPARLVIVPGENDRLLQSGWETANAAALQEIRNRLDIEGTPYKEASAAELVERRVDEMITFDDPSGNTLEVFHGVALEHRRVVSPYGHRFVTEEQGLGHVVLTTRDDAETLHFYRDVLGFYLRDSMRLPPQLVGRPADGAPAWLRFLGVNPRHHSLAFMPGETPSGIVHLMVEVGEADDVGLCLDRALRRKVPMSATLGRHVNDKMLSFYMKTPGGFDVEFGCEGLQVTDDDWVARESTAVSLWGHDFSIGFK
- the hsaB gene encoding 3-hydroxy-9,10-secoandrosta-1,3,5(10)-triene-9,17-dione monooxygenase reductase subunit, producing MGSEPIDPRTFRNVLGQFCTGITVITTVHDGEPIGFACQSFAALSLDPPLVLFCPTKVSRSWKAIEASGHFCVNVLHEKQKDVSARFGSREPDKFAGLDWHPSKLGSPVIKDTLAHIDCSVASVHDGGDHLVVFGAVHSLSDVPHKKPRPLLFYRGNYTGIEPDKTSPAHWRDDLEAFLTATTDDTWL